The following coding sequences lie in one Rutidosis leptorrhynchoides isolate AG116_Rl617_1_P2 chromosome 4, CSIRO_AGI_Rlap_v1, whole genome shotgun sequence genomic window:
- the LOC139904354 gene encoding BTB/POZ domain and ankyrin repeat-containing protein NPR1: MDNRTGFSDSTDIISGSSGVSYAGTTLELPNVSALNRLSETLESILLEPANSFSDAKIILSGGREIPVHRCILSGRSPFFKNKFCDKNVKLKMKELGCDYEIGYESLICALKYIYSGKIMGLPKDICACVDEECSHEACRPAVDFMVELVYAFHIFQIPEMVALWQRRLLDILDKASADDILVILSVANTCGQSCEELLSKCINILVKSNVDFVTLDKALPEQIVKQIIDSRFNLGLDKPGSNSFPDKHVKRVHRALDSDDVELVTMLLREGHTSLDGSCALHYAVAYADAKTTTELLDLALADVNHKNSRGYSVLHVAAMRKEPNIIVSLLTKGARPTDPTPDGRKALQISKRLTRAIDYYKSTEEGRECSKGRLCIEILEQAERRNPLLGEASASLAMAGDDLRVKLLYLENRVALASLLFPTEAKVAMEIAQVDGTCEFTLESVYSQNLANAQLTMDLNDAPFLIKEEHLARLTALSKTVELGKRFFPRCSEVLNKIVDTQEVDEWKRKNTTPEEQELKKQKYSQVQEALNKAYTEDKQEFDRSNAISSSSSSTSTSAVVNPRTSQFTFGN; the protein is encoded by the exons ATGGATAATCGAACTGGTTTTTCTGATTCAACTGATATAATAAGTGGGAGCAGCGGTGTTTCATATGCGGGTACCACCCTTGAACTACCTAATGTTTCTGCTCTTAATCGTCTATCAGAAACCCTAGAATCAATCTTGTTGGAGCCTGCTAATTCATTCTCCGATGCCAAAATTATACTTTCCGGTGGCCGGGAAATCCCTGTCCACCGGTGTATATTGTCAGGTCGTAGCCCGTTTTTCAAGAATAAATTTTGTGATAAAAATGTGAAATTGAAGATGAAGGAATTGGGTTGTGATTATGAAATTGGATATGAATCGTTGATATGTGCGTTGAAGTATATTTACAGTGGTAAAATAATGGGTTTGCCTAAAGATATATGTGCCTGTGTTGATGAAGAATGTTCACATGAAGCCTGTCGCCCCGCTGTCGATTTTATGGTGGAGCTGGTCTACGCTTTCCACATTTTTCAGATCCCTGAAATGGTTGCTTTGTGGCAG AGGCGTCTGCTAGACATTCTTGACAAGGCTTCAGCCGACGACATTCTAGTAATCCTATCAGTTGCAAACACATGTGGTCAATCATGCGAGGAACTTCTTTCAAAATGTATCAACATATTAGTCAAATCTAACGTTGACTTTGTAACTCTCGATAAAGCTTTGCCAGAACAGATAGTCAAACAAATTATTGATTCTCGGTTTAACCTTGGTTTGGACAAGCCCGGAAGCAATAGTTTCCCAGACAAGCACGTAAAACGGGTCCACAGAGCTCTCGATTCAGATGACGTTGAATTAGTCACAATGTTACTAAGAGAAGGCCATACGTCTTTAGACGGTTCCTGTGCTCTTCACTATGCTGTCGCTTATGCTGATGCTAAAACGACAACAGAGTTGCTTGATTTGGCACTTGCAGATGTGAATCATAAAAACTCAAGGGGGTATAGTGTACTTCACGTTGCTGCAATGAGAAAAGAACCGAATATCATTGTATCTCTTCTCACAAAGGGGGCCCGCCCTACTGATCCTACCCCGGATGGAAGAAAAGCACTTCAGATTTCAAAGAGACTCACGAGAGCGATTGACTATTATAAGTCAACTGAGGAAGGTAGAGAGTGTAGCAAAGGACGATTGTGCATTGAGATACTTGAACAAGCAGAAAGACGAAACCCGTTGCTAGGAGAGGCTTCTGCTTCTCTAGCTATGGCAGGAGATGATTTGCGTGTCAAGTTGTTGTATCTTGAAAATAGAG ttgcaTTGGCGAGCCTTCTATTTCCGACGGAAGCGAAGGTTGCGATGGAGATTGCGCAAGTTGATGGGACGTGTGAGTTCACACTAGAAAGTGTATATTCCCAGAATTTGGCAAATGCACAGTTAACCATGGATTTGAATGATGCACCTTTCTTGATCAAAGAGGAGCATTTGGCCAGGTTAACAGCACTCTCTAAAACAG TGGAACTAGGGAAACGGTTTTTTCCTCGATGCTCAGAAGTACTAAATAAGATAGTTGACACACAAGAAGTAGATGAATGGAAAAGGAAAAACACAACTCCGGAAGAGCAAGAATTAAAGAAGCAAAAGTACAGTCAAGTTCAAGAAGCTCTAAACAAAGCTTACACCGAGGACAAACAAGAATTCGACAGGTCCAATGCCatctcctcttcatcttcatccACATCCACATCTGCTGTGGTCAATCCACGAACCAGCCAATTCACTTTCGGAAATTAG
- the LOC139904353 gene encoding heat shock factor protein HSF30-like has product MQGVKETIPVELSITSGDSGDSQDFLKLKEEYEILNKDGSEKDISEEILTIKEEPVLVYDDDDDCFLGSGSLLNSPAVRVPKPIEGLRDGGPPPFLKKTFEMVDDPTTDSIISWSDSKKSFILWDPHKFSTHLLPQRFKHNNFSSFVRQLNTYRFKKIDPDRWEFANELFQKDKKHLLRDIKRRTKQAQMMQKQAEFEQEACVHQINRSMESELKNLRRDGAMLRQEIIKVKEQQQNTEKHLEIVQERMLRMEFKQQKLLIFKSKAFRNPVFVELLQRSVQKQEMGSVEMYKRRKLEQMVNTGSGSVVDEVVNRVVGEEWNMVDPEGSYTAFSSDESISPIEDHNKTASEEYYGLNRSDYNSTENFILWEKLMQDELIFDDNKSDGKNQSKTYLQEWEELIPNV; this is encoded by the exons ATGCAAGGTGTAAAAGAAACAATTCCGGTTGAACTTTCCATCACCTCCGGCGACAGTGGTGATAGTCAAGATTTCTTGAAACTCAAAGAAGAATATGAGATTTTGAATAAAGATGGTAGTGAAAAAGATATATCAGAAGAGATACTGACAATTAAAGAAGAACCCGTGTtggtttatgatgatgatgacgattgtTTTCTTGGTAGTGGCAGTTTGTTGAACTCTCCGGCCGTACGGGTACCGAAACCGATAGAAGGGTTGAGAGACGGCGGACCTCCACCGTTTCTGAAGAAAACATTCGAAATGGTGGATGACCCAACAACAGATTCAATCATATCATGGAGTGATTCTAAAAAAAGTTTCATTCTTTGGGATCCTCATAAGTTTTCTACTCATCTTTTGCCACAAAGATTCAAGCATAATAATTTCTCTAGCTTTGTTCGTCAACTCAATACTTAT AGGTTCAAGAAAATCGACCCTGATCGGTGGGAGTTTGCAAATGAATTGTTCCAAAAGGATAAGAAACATTTGTTAAGAGATATAAAGAGGAGAACTAAACAGGCACAAATGATGCAAAAACAAGCTGAATTCGAACAAGAAGCTTGTGTTCACCAGATAAACCGCTCAATGGAATCTGAGCTCAAAAATCTAAGGAGAGATGGAGCTATGCTGAGACAGGAGATCATCAAGGTGAAAGAACAACAGCAGAACACCGAAAAGCATTTGGAAATCGTTCAAGAACGTATGTTAAGAATGGAATTCAAGCAACAAAAGTTGTTGATTTTCAAATCGAAAGCTTTTAGAAATCCTGTTTTTGTTGAACTTTTGCAGCGTTCAGTGCAGAAACAGGAAATGGGTAGTGTTGAAATGTACAAAAGGCGGAAACTTGAGCAAATGGTCAACACGGGTAGTGGTAGTGTTGTTGATGAAGTAGTGAATCGGGTTGTTGGAGAAGAGTGGAATATGGTGGATCCCGAGGGCAGCTATACAGCATTTTCTTCCGATGAATCGATAAGCCCAATTGAAGATCATAATAAGACAGCTAGTGAGGAATATTATGGATTGAATAGATCTGATTACAATTCAACAGAGAACTTCATATTGTGGGAGAAGCTAATGCAGGATGAATTGATATTCGATGATAACAAATCTGATGGAAAGAATCAATCTAAAACTTATCTTCAAGAATGGGAAGAATTGATTCCAAATGTGTAA